The genomic stretch TGGGCCTGGCTAAGCAGACCGCCAATCGTAAAAATAAGTAAAATCCCAAATCCCACATACATACCGGCTAAGGCCGACGAAAGGATATAGCGCCCTTTGGCCGCTTTTAATAAAGCTGCTTTCGCCTCAGCAGCCCCTGAAATTTTGGCAATCTCTTCATAGTACATAACCTATCCCCCGTTATCACCAAATTGTCTGAATTAATAGATTTCATTGTACTACAAAAAAAGAAACCGGGCTGTGACGTGTATCACAACCCGGCCTATATGCCGTACAGATTATTATTTAGAAAGCTTCATTACTTAGATGGCATCCACCGCTATTTTCACAACCACCTTGCGCACCCGGCCGGTCTTCTCACCAAGGCTACAGTTAGGACGGTGCACATCCCAGGGAAAGAAAACGGCAAACATTCCTGGCAGCAGAGTCAGGTCTGTCTCGCCCGGAACATGGCGGTAAAAGATTACATCCCGTTCTGCCAGACAATCCTCAGCCACTTCCCCGGCCTGTTTCAGAGGAGCTACGCCGATCATTTCTTCACCGGAGCAGACGTATTGTATATCTATATATTTTTTATGAGCTTCCGGCCGGCGCTGTTCTTTCGGTTCAGTTTCATACTCGGCAATGGACGCATAAATCCGGTCTTGTTCAATTTCATGACGTCCCAAAGCCAGGTTTGCCAGATCGGCTTCCCGGAGAAAGTTCAACCCGGTTTGCAGTGCCGCCGGATACAGCGGCATTTCTTGTTTGATATTGGATATATAGCCAAAAAACATGCTGTTGCCCCCCGCCTCTATTGAGTACTTTACTCCATTACCGATGTGTAGATGTCCTCTACCAGCTTGTCCAGTTCCGCTTCCTGTGATTCCTTTAGCGAGGACTTAATTTCAAAGGGCGAGCCGATCAGCTCTACATTCTTCATGTCTTCAATGATTTTAAGCATCACTTTGCCGGCCATACTGGCCCAGGTATGGTTGCTGACTACGGCCACTTTCCGGTTTTGCAATTGCAGTCCGGCCATTTCATGGAGCAGCGATTCCATCACGTAGTATAGCCCCATATTGTAGGTTGGCGAGCCGATAACCAGATGGCTGTACTTCCAGACATCAGCAATAATATAGGAAGGATGGGTCTTCGACACATCATACATGCGCATATCAGAGACGCCTTTTTGCGCCAGCTTGTTGGCGATAATATTCATTACGTTTTCCGTATTGCCGTACATCGAAGCGTAGACAAGCACCACGCCCCTTTTCTCAGGCTCATATTTACTCCAATGCTCGTATTTATCCAG from Propionispora hippei DSM 15287 encodes the following:
- a CDS encoding YhcH/YjgK/YiaL family protein; translated protein: MFFGYISNIKQEMPLYPAALQTGLNFLREADLANLALGRHEIEQDRIYASIAEYETEPKEQRRPEAHKKYIDIQYVCSGEEMIGVAPLKQAGEVAEDCLAERDVIFYRHVPGETDLTLLPGMFAVFFPWDVHRPNCSLGEKTGRVRKVVVKIAVDAI